From Topomyia yanbarensis strain Yona2022 chromosome 1, ASM3024719v1, whole genome shotgun sequence, one genomic window encodes:
- the LOC131689526 gene encoding uncharacterized protein LOC131689526, with protein sequence MVQASPKTNLKLLVTVLATLLASASAQLSFQTDASRNSFQIQTPGFQQSFTRYFNGQQGSLLAAQQQQDPQQVQQYAPLPQTYAQNDPAAYQQYYQQPQHRFASPLTGDAGQPQFTTTQENYINPNIRLAAEQRRLQQQQQQQRQLQGEQQQQQQQQQSQQQEQQFYTPQDIQAYLQSQQAAQAYAGQQQQPQQRDQSPQSQFEYIQQLQQQQQQQQQQQQQQQDSASAPSSATGERATPNKVIGVAFSPSNEVSQVKFSSSGLKYNF encoded by the exons atggTCCAAGCAAGTCCAAAAACTAACCTCAAACTGCTAGTGACTGTACTGGCAACACTTCTGGCATCCGCCAGCGCACAACTCTCCTTCCAAACGGATGCCTCGCGGAACAGCTTCCAAATCCAGACGCCTGGTTTTCAGCAGAGCTTTACCCGTTACTTCAACGGCCAACAGGGTAGTCTTCTGGCCGCCCAACAACAGCAGGATCCTCAACAGGTGCAGCAATATGCG CCTCTACCTCAAACCTACGCTCAAAACGATCCCGCCGCTTATCAACAGTACTATCAACAACCGCAGCATAGATTCGCATCTCCATTGACCGGTGACGCAGGACAACCTCAATTTACCACTACCCAGGAAAACTACATTAACCCTAACATTAGGCTAGCCGCTGAACAGCGTCGAttgcaacagcaacaacaacagcaacgacAATTGCAAGGtgaacaacagcagcagcaacaacaacaacaatcacAACAGCAGGAGCAGCAGTTTTATACCCCGCAGGACATCCAGGCCTATCTGCAAAGTCAACAG GCTGCCCAAGCCTACGCAggtcagcagcagcagccacaGCAACGGGATCAGAGCCCCCAGTCGCAGTTTGAGTATATCCAGCAGttgcagcagcaacagcagcagcagcaacaacaacaacagcaacagcaggaTTCAGCCTCAGCACCCTCATCAGCAACGGGTGAGAGAGCCACCCCCAACAAAGTGATCGGGGTTGCCTTCTCACCCTCCAACGAAGTGTCGCAAGTTAAGTTCAGCAGCAGCGGGCTCAAGTATAACTTCTGA